A genomic segment from Elusimicrobiota bacterium encodes:
- the ugpC gene encoding sn-glycerol-3-phosphate ABC transporter ATP-binding protein UgpC has product MARVTIKNVWKKFGDIEVVKDFNLEVNDREFCILVGPSGCGKTTTLRMIAGLEEITDGDIFIGDERVNDLPPKNRDIAMVFQNYVLYPHMTVYDNMAFGLKLRGYSKKERDQRVKEAAEILSIGHLMERRPKQLSGGQRQRVALGRAIVRKPKVFLFDEPLSNLDAKLRVQMRAELKKLHAKLQSTIIYVTHDQTEAMTMGTKICVMKDGAIQQISGPISLYDNPTNKFVAGFIGSPPMNFVEVEIIKKDNDIFLNEGMFQLKLPKQFHEKIVSYSGQKMILGMRPEDIYDKLFYALGPKDGNSYSATVEVVEPLGSEIFLNLNTGKNVIVAKVDSHNQAKPNQVIELVVNLNKAHLFEIESGKAII; this is encoded by the coding sequence ATGGCTCGCGTGACGATCAAAAACGTATGGAAAAAATTTGGCGATATAGAAGTTGTCAAAGATTTTAATCTTGAAGTAAACGACAGGGAATTTTGTATATTGGTTGGCCCGTCCGGATGCGGAAAAACCACAACATTGCGCATGATTGCCGGGCTTGAAGAAATTACAGACGGAGATATTTTTATCGGGGATGAACGCGTAAATGATCTTCCTCCGAAAAACAGGGATATTGCGATGGTTTTTCAAAATTATGTGCTCTATCCGCATATGACAGTATATGACAATATGGCATTTGGTTTAAAACTAAGAGGCTACAGCAAAAAAGAGAGAGATCAAAGAGTAAAGGAAGCAGCAGAGATTTTAAGCATAGGGCATCTTATGGAACGCCGTCCGAAGCAGTTAAGCGGCGGGCAAAGGCAGCGCGTAGCTTTGGGCCGGGCAATAGTCAGAAAGCCTAAAGTGTTCTTGTTTGACGAGCCTTTATCAAATCTTGACGCAAAACTTCGTGTTCAGATGCGCGCTGAGTTAAAAAAATTGCATGCAAAACTTCAAAGCACAATAATATATGTTACCCATGATCAAACCGAAGCAATGACTATGGGAACAAAAATATGTGTTATGAAAGACGGGGCTATACAGCAAATCAGCGGGCCGATTTCTTTATATGATAATCCGACCAATAAATTTGTTGCCGGCTTTATCGGAAGCCCTCCTATGAATTTTGTTGAAGTTGAAATTATCAAAAAAGATAACGACATTTTCTTAAATGAAGGAATGTTTCAGCTTAAACTTCCTAAACAGTTTCATGAAAAAATAGTATCTTACAGCGGCCAGAAAATGATACTCGGAATGAGGCCGGAAGATATTTATGATAAACTCTTTTATGCGTTAGGGCCGAAAGATGGCAACAGTTACAGCGCAACGGTTGAAGTCGTGGAGCCGCTTGGAAGCGAAATATTTTTAAATTTAAATACCGGGAAAAATGTAATCGTTGCTAAAGTTGATTCGCATAATCAGGCGAAACCGAATCAGGTAATTGAACTGGTGGTCAATTTAAATAAAGCCCACTTATTTGAAATTGAAAGCGGAAAAGCAATAATATAG
- the miaA gene encoding tRNA (adenosine(37)-N6)-dimethylallyltransferase MiaA — translation MTVIAIVGPTASGKTGVAAALSKRVDGEIISADSRQVYKYLDIGTNKSGFWDNEKKMRLFKDVPQHLTDIIEPDETFSAGDFARVAFEKIKYLQQNKKVPIIAGGTGLYLKALMDGLAPMPEKNEEIRKALREKLEKKGIEYLYDELKKIDPESAEKNKDNPHRLIRAIEVFKATGVPISELQKKTSPSKEKFIQFGLNYQREMLYKRINERSIRMLNSGMIEETEKVLRMGYSKSSEAFKSIGYNSVLKYLDKKISKDNLIETLQRDTRHYAKRQMTWFRKDKRINWINLNENQSSDENIADLIFKTTANLV, via the coding sequence ATGACTGTCATTGCAATAGTTGGTCCAACGGCTTCAGGAAAAACAGGAGTGGCCGCCGCGCTTTCTAAGAGGGTGGATGGGGAAATAATATCCGCGGATTCCCGGCAAGTATATAAATATCTGGATATCGGCACCAATAAAAGCGGTTTTTGGGACAACGAAAAAAAGATGCGGTTGTTTAAAGATGTCCCTCAGCATCTTACGGACATCATTGAGCCGGATGAAACATTTTCTGCGGGAGATTTTGCCAGGGTAGCATTTGAAAAAATAAAATATCTGCAACAGAATAAAAAAGTGCCGATTATTGCAGGCGGAACGGGCCTTTACCTAAAAGCCTTGATGGACGGGCTTGCGCCTATGCCTGAAAAAAACGAGGAAATAAGAAAAGCTCTCAGAGAGAAACTTGAAAAAAAAGGCATTGAATATCTTTATGACGAATTAAAGAAAATTGACCCTGAGTCTGCTGAGAAGAACAAAGACAATCCTCACCGTCTTATAAGGGCAATAGAAGTGTTTAAGGCTACAGGTGTCCCGATAAGCGAACTGCAGAAAAAAACATCCCCTTCAAAAGAAAAGTTTATTCAATTTGGATTAAATTATCAGCGAGAGATGCTTTATAAAAGAATTAATGAGCGCAGTATTCGCATGTTGAATTCGGGGATGATAGAAGAAACAGAAAAAGTTTTAAGAATGGGCTATTCAAAATCTAGCGAAGCGTTTAAAAGCATCGGGTATAATAGCGTTTTGAAATATCTGGATAAAAAAATTTCAAAAGACAACTTAATAGAGACATTACAGCGCGATACCAGGCACTATGCCAAGAGACAAATGACCTGGTTTAGGAAAGACAAAAGAATAAATTGGATTAATTTGAACGAAAATCAAAGTTCTGACGAAAATATTGCGGATTTAATTTTTAAAACCACGGCTAATTTAGTATAA
- the hflX gene encoding GTPase HflX codes for MEKVILAGLRLPGIKKEEFENSLLELSRLADTAGAKVEQKIIQNRPKMDPAYLIGSGKAKDIKEIVEKNGIHTVIFENDLKPAQQKNLEELINAKIIDRTRLILDIFAKRARSREGILQVERAQLSYILPRLSEKGIMLDSQAGGIGTRGPGERKLETDQRVIRYKIANLDRQIEKIKERRSVLRQGRIESGQPLIAIVGYTNSGKSTLLNKLSQKHDIYADNKLFATLDPTTRKVKLPGGRFVFFTDTVGFINKLPHTLIAAFASTLEETQKANCLLHIVDVAHPDYKDQIKIVVNVLKELGAEDSPLVCAYNKCDLLPLWKKNKNRKGDSILISAKTGEGIEELLKKIEKIVTPKLFSHRFMLPYRDSKCLSHIYKWAVIKEQKYTEKGINLHIECTPKYWKKISNLLLLKEKN; via the coding sequence ATGGAGAAAGTAATACTGGCAGGTTTGAGGCTTCCCGGGATTAAAAAAGAAGAATTTGAAAATTCTTTATTGGAACTTTCGAGACTTGCCGATACCGCCGGCGCAAAAGTTGAGCAGAAGATAATTCAGAACCGTCCCAAGATGGATCCCGCCTATCTGATCGGAAGCGGTAAAGCGAAGGATATAAAAGAAATTGTTGAAAAAAATGGTATACATACCGTAATTTTTGAAAATGACCTTAAACCCGCTCAGCAAAAAAATCTTGAAGAACTGATAAACGCAAAAATAATTGATAGGACGCGTTTAATACTTGATATATTCGCAAAAAGAGCCCGTTCGCGCGAGGGGATTCTGCAAGTTGAACGGGCCCAGCTGTCATATATTCTTCCGCGTCTCAGTGAAAAAGGTATTATGCTGGACAGCCAGGCAGGAGGAATCGGGACCAGGGGCCCCGGCGAAAGAAAACTTGAAACAGATCAAAGAGTCATTAGGTATAAAATTGCAAATTTAGACCGCCAAATTGAAAAAATAAAAGAAAGAAGATCTGTTTTAAGACAAGGGCGCATTGAATCTGGGCAGCCTCTTATCGCAATAGTCGGATATACAAATTCCGGAAAATCAACTTTATTAAATAAATTAAGTCAAAAACATGATATTTATGCCGATAATAAGCTTTTTGCAACTTTAGATCCCACAACCAGAAAAGTGAAACTTCCGGGCGGAAGATTTGTTTTTTTTACGGATACCGTCGGGTTTATCAATAAACTTCCTCACACTTTGATAGCAGCATTCGCTTCTACATTGGAAGAAACGCAAAAAGCAAATTGCCTTTTGCATATTGTTGATGTAGCGCACCCTGATTATAAAGACCAGATAAAAATAGTAGTAAATGTCTTAAAAGAGCTTGGAGCGGAAGATAGCCCTCTAGTTTGCGCTTATAACAAATGCGACCTTTTGCCGTTGTGGAAGAAGAATAAAAACAGAAAAGGCGATAGTATCCTCATATCGGCAAAAACCGGCGAGGGTATTGAAGAACTGCTTAAAAAAATTGAAAAGATTGTAACGCCAAAACTTTTTTCTCATAGATTTATGCTGCCGTATCGTGACAGCAAGTGTCTTTCGCATATTTATAAATGGGCAGTTATAAAAGAACAGAAATATACTGAAAAGGGAATAAATTTACACATTGA